One window of Gloeothece citriformis PCC 7424 genomic DNA carries:
- the thiO gene encoding glycine oxidase ThiO — translation MNSSSEIVIIGGGIIGLAIAVDLKLRGATVTVISQDFQQAASHAAAGMLAPHAEELPPGAMLDLCLKSRWLYPEWVRKLQDLSALEVGYIPCGILAPVFDIPKSQGDATWLDKEGINHYQPGLGSEVVGGWWYPEDGQVDNRQLMKALHQAAQRLGVNVLEGVTVEAIAQKQGKVSSILTSRGEIEGQTYVLASGSWVNQLLPLPVRPVKGQMLSLRMPREPHQPLPLQRVLYGPGTYLVPRQDGRLIIGATVEEVNWTSGNTPNGIKTLLDRAIRLYPALENWPIEEFWWGFRPGTPDELPILGRGFCDNLVLATGHYRNGILLAPVTASLIADLILQQKTDPLLSHFRYDRFFSKPLSTPMNTNGTQPLQFASVNGSSSIPQLPEPSTEDHLIIAGRKFRSRLMTGTGKYPSIEAMQKSVIASECEIVTVAVRRVQTKAPGHEGLAEAIDWGKIWMLPNTAGCKTAEDAIRVARLGREMAKLLGQEDNNFIKLEVIPDPKYLLPDPIGTLQAAEQLVKEGFAVLPYINADPLLAKRLEEVGCATVMPLGSPIGSGQGIKNEANIAIIIEQSKIPVVVDAGIGTPSEAALAMEMGADALLVNSAIALSKNPPAMAKAMGMAAQAGRLAYLAGRMPLKSYASASSPLTGTVV, via the coding sequence ATGAATTCATCCAGTGAAATTGTTATTATTGGTGGGGGAATTATCGGGTTAGCGATCGCCGTTGATCTCAAACTGCGAGGCGCAACCGTAACCGTCATCAGTCAAGACTTTCAACAAGCCGCCAGTCACGCCGCCGCCGGAATGTTAGCCCCCCACGCGGAAGAACTCCCCCCAGGAGCAATGTTAGACTTATGTTTAAAGTCTCGTTGGTTGTATCCGGAATGGGTTCGTAAACTCCAAGACTTAAGCGCTTTAGAAGTAGGTTATATTCCCTGTGGTATCCTCGCGCCAGTTTTTGACATTCCCAAGTCTCAAGGGGATGCAACCTGGTTGGATAAAGAGGGGATCAACCATTATCAACCCGGACTCGGTTCTGAGGTGGTGGGGGGTTGGTGGTATCCCGAAGATGGACAAGTCGACAACCGGCAACTGATGAAAGCGTTACATCAAGCCGCCCAACGTTTAGGCGTAAATGTACTTGAGGGGGTAACTGTCGAGGCGATCGCCCAAAAACAGGGGAAAGTGAGCAGTATTTTAACCTCTAGAGGAGAAATAGAAGGCCAAACTTATGTATTAGCCAGTGGGTCTTGGGTTAATCAATTATTACCCTTGCCGGTGCGTCCGGTCAAAGGACAAATGTTATCCTTAAGAATGCCTAGAGAACCCCATCAACCCTTACCCTTACAACGGGTATTATATGGGCCAGGGACTTATTTAGTGCCTAGACAAGACGGACGGTTAATTATTGGGGCGACAGTAGAAGAGGTAAACTGGACTTCTGGCAATACCCCAAACGGCATCAAAACCCTTTTAGATCGGGCTATTCGTCTCTATCCTGCCCTAGAAAATTGGCCAATAGAGGAATTCTGGTGGGGGTTTCGTCCGGGGACTCCGGATGAATTACCGATTTTAGGCAGAGGATTTTGTGATAATTTAGTCTTGGCAACGGGACATTATCGCAATGGCATTTTATTAGCACCCGTGACTGCTTCTTTAATAGCCGATCTAATTTTGCAACAAAAAACCGATCCGCTTTTATCTCATTTCCGCTACGATCGCTTTTTTTCTAAACCCTTGTCTACACCTATGAATACCAACGGAACTCAACCGCTACAATTTGCCAGTGTCAATGGATCTAGTTCTATTCCTCAACTTCCTGAACCCTCAACCGAGGATCATTTAATCATTGCCGGGCGTAAATTTCGCTCACGTTTGATGACGGGTACGGGTAAATACCCCTCTATTGAGGCAATGCAAAAGAGTGTCATAGCGAGTGAATGTGAAATTGTGACGGTAGCGGTAAGACGGGTACAAACGAAAGCCCCCGGCCATGAAGGACTCGCAGAAGCGATCGACTGGGGTAAAATTTGGATGTTGCCCAATACTGCCGGCTGTAAAACCGCAGAGGATGCGATAAGGGTTGCGCGGTTAGGGCGAGAAATGGCGAAGTTATTGGGACAAGAAGACAATAATTTTATTAAGTTAGAAGTGATCCCCGATCCTAAATATTTATTACCCGATCCGATCGGAACGTTACAAGCCGCCGAACAATTAGTTAAAGAGGGGTTTGCTGTCCTTCCTTATATTAATGCTGATCCTCTGTTAGCGAAACGCTTAGAAGAAGTCGGATGTGCTACAGTGATGCCGTTAGGATCGCCTATTGGTTCGGGACAAGGGATTAAAAACGAGGCCAATATCGCTATTATTATTGAACAGTCTAAAATTCCGGTGGTGGTAGATGCAGGGATAGGAACTCCCTCAGAGGCGGCTTTAGCGATGGAAATGGGCGCTGATGCGTTGTTGGTTAATAGTGCGATCGCTCTTTCTAAAAATCCCCCGGCCATGGCGAAAGCGATGGGGATGGCGGCACAAGCCGGAAGACTGGCCTATTTAGCGGGTAGAATGCCTTTAAAATCTTATGCGAGTGCGAGTTCTCCCCTGACGGGTACGGTGGTATAA
- a CDS encoding DUF4079 domain-containing protein, protein MNLPSFLWLWKIAAWSMGLSLTAYTVLGISGIWMYNRRTNKQPRPKWLRPLHYTIGAIMVFLVLLLLSIGIIGTIGHYGSLGHSPHLIAGLSVVVLVLISAISATQISPKHPWARSLHISTNIILLFGFLLVTFTGWTVVQKYLP, encoded by the coding sequence TTGAACTTACCTTCTTTTTTGTGGTTGTGGAAAATAGCCGCTTGGTCAATGGGATTATCCTTAACAGCCTATACTGTATTAGGGATAAGCGGAATTTGGATGTACAACCGACGCACAAATAAACAACCCCGTCCTAAATGGTTAAGACCTTTACATTATACGATCGGCGCAATAATGGTTTTTCTAGTCTTGTTATTGCTCAGTATTGGTATAATCGGGACGATTGGTCACTATGGGAGTTTAGGTCATTCCCCCCATCTCATCGCCGGATTATCAGTGGTTGTGTTAGTCTTAATCTCAGCCATTAGCGCGACACAAATTAGCCCTAAACACCCTTGGGCGCGATCGCTTCACATTAGCACCAATATTATACTTCTGTTTGGGTTTCTCTTGGTCACTTTTACGGGTTGGACAGTCGTCCAAAAATACTTACCGTAA
- a CDS encoding NAD(P)-dependent oxidoreductase, whose translation MSQQLAFLGLGVMGAPMTANLVRHGYSVKAWNRTPNRPGVEIAENAGAIIVSSIQEAVETADLVFTCVGDVPDVEEVILGEQGVINYAKPNTLIVDFSTIGSKAAIKIGETLKQHNLRFMDAPISGGDIGAQKGTLTIMVGGNEPDFQECKPYLEAMGKTIRLCGSVGSGQAVKLCNQALVSLYMVGLCEAVEMAKQQGIDPNLMIEVCSTGAAGSWALTNLAPKITASDYNPGFMIKHILKDLRLVKETLNGSSDIIPGVDLADRLFKIVAEMDNGQGENQGTQAMIRAYQN comes from the coding sequence ATGAGTCAACAATTAGCCTTTTTAGGACTTGGAGTCATGGGCGCTCCTATGACAGCCAATTTAGTGCGTCATGGCTATTCTGTCAAAGCCTGGAATCGTACCCCTAACCGTCCTGGGGTAGAAATTGCTGAAAATGCCGGGGCTATTATCGTTTCTTCCATTCAGGAAGCAGTAGAAACCGCCGATCTCGTTTTTACTTGTGTTGGGGATGTTCCCGATGTGGAAGAGGTAATTTTAGGAGAGCAAGGGGTGATTAATTATGCTAAACCTAATACTTTAATCGTCGATTTTAGTACCATTGGCAGCAAGGCAGCGATTAAGATTGGAGAAACTTTAAAACAGCACAATCTTCGCTTTATGGATGCTCCCATTTCGGGGGGCGATATTGGGGCACAAAAAGGCACTCTTACCATTATGGTAGGAGGAAATGAACCAGATTTTCAAGAGTGTAAACCCTATTTAGAAGCGATGGGAAAAACGATCCGTTTATGTGGTTCTGTGGGGAGTGGACAAGCGGTTAAACTCTGTAATCAAGCTTTAGTTTCTCTTTATATGGTGGGGTTATGTGAAGCAGTAGAAATGGCTAAACAGCAAGGAATTGATCCCAATTTAATGATAGAAGTTTGTAGTACCGGAGCGGCTGGATCTTGGGCATTAACTAATTTAGCTCCTAAAATTACTGCCTCTGATTATAATCCAGGGTTTATGATTAAACATATCCTTAAAGATCTTCGATTAGTCAAAGAAACGCTCAACGGCTCATCTGATATTATTCCAGGAGTTGACTTAGCCGATCGCTTATTTAAAATAGTCGCCGAAATGGACAACGGACAAGGAGAAAATCAAGGCACTCAAGCTATGATTAGAGCTTATCAAAATTAA
- a CDS encoding slipin family protein: MLKTFYIKPNEIGILYNRSDFKKILSPGTYTYFGRHWRVITYDLNQPEAKIENLELLLLTHAAELNEKLLIVRTAFNQVALVRYGQNWISVPPNQLRAFWRGFIEVEFHLFNLEESLELPAQFVEQVRGIALNGLKKFQISEYEMGLLYVQNNFVRPLEPGEYGFWVVNRDVAVRTLSRIIPNPDFPLEDVLIEKHPDFVQTYCETVHLENNQVAIIRYLGKVISILPPTSRKLFWQGVQVEIIDISNEGKLSPNLVAELVTASKDVLSLSHNSLHIREVPAQHVGLLYVNQEYQTQLEPGIHAWWVFRRSFQTEVIDLRLQTIEVSGQDILSKDKVPLRLNLTAGFRIQNALRAKNGLSDISGFLYKELQFALRAAVGEKTLDALLEDKGAIDQSVADYIRAKTADYGIEIDSVGVKDIILPGEIKTILSKVVEAEKAAQANVVRRREETAATRSMLNTAKVMEDNPVALRLKELEVLERIAEKIDRIQVNGSLDSILTELIRINRQ, from the coding sequence ATGTTAAAAACCTTCTATATTAAACCCAACGAAATCGGAATTTTATACAATCGTAGCGACTTTAAGAAAATTTTATCACCTGGAACTTACACTTATTTTGGTCGTCATTGGCGAGTTATAACTTATGATCTTAATCAGCCAGAAGCCAAGATTGAAAATTTAGAATTATTGTTACTTACTCACGCCGCCGAACTGAATGAAAAGCTATTAATTGTCAGAACAGCTTTTAATCAAGTTGCTTTAGTACGCTACGGTCAAAACTGGATCAGCGTTCCACCTAATCAACTTCGGGCATTTTGGCGGGGTTTTATTGAGGTAGAATTCCATCTTTTCAACTTAGAAGAAAGTTTAGAATTGCCGGCTCAATTTGTCGAGCAAGTGCGCGGCATCGCTTTAAATGGACTGAAAAAATTTCAAATTTCAGAGTATGAAATGGGATTATTATATGTCCAAAATAATTTTGTTCGACCTCTTGAACCGGGAGAATATGGCTTTTGGGTGGTTAATAGAGACGTGGCAGTGCGGACTCTTAGTCGTATTATTCCTAACCCAGATTTTCCCTTAGAAGATGTTTTAATTGAAAAACATCCGGACTTTGTTCAAACCTATTGCGAAACCGTTCACTTAGAAAATAATCAAGTAGCCATTATCCGCTATTTAGGAAAAGTTATTTCTATTTTGCCGCCCACCAGTCGCAAATTATTCTGGCAAGGGGTTCAAGTAGAAATAATTGACATTAGTAACGAGGGGAAATTATCGCCTAATTTAGTAGCCGAATTAGTGACCGCCTCTAAAGATGTTTTATCTTTAAGTCACAATAGTTTGCATATTCGAGAAGTTCCAGCCCAGCACGTAGGGTTATTATACGTTAATCAAGAATATCAAACCCAATTAGAGCCAGGAATACACGCTTGGTGGGTATTTAGACGCTCATTTCAAACTGAAGTAATTGATTTACGTTTGCAAACGATCGAAGTATCCGGTCAAGATATTCTCTCAAAAGATAAAGTTCCTTTGCGCTTAAATTTAACTGCCGGTTTCCGCATTCAAAATGCCCTCAGAGCAAAAAACGGTTTATCCGATATTTCTGGGTTTTTATACAAAGAATTACAGTTTGCTTTACGGGCGGCAGTAGGGGAAAAAACCTTAGATGCTTTATTAGAGGATAAAGGAGCAATTGATCAAAGTGTAGCCGACTATATTCGCGCTAAAACCGCAGATTATGGCATAGAGATAGATTCTGTAGGGGTAAAAGATATTATTTTACCTGGGGAAATTAAGACTATTTTGAGTAAAGTAGTAGAAGCCGAAAAAGCGGCTCAAGCTAACGTAGTCAGACGTAGGGAAGAAACCGCCGCCACTCGTAGTATGTTGAATACAGCGAAAGTGATGGAGGATAACCCAGTAGCATTGCGTTTGAAAGAATTAGAGGTTTTAGAACGTATTGCTGAAAAAATCGATCGCATTCAAGTCAACGGCAGTTTAGATAGTATTTTGACTGAATTGATTCGCATTAATCGGCAGTAA
- the psbB gene encoding photosystem II chlorophyll-binding protein CP47, whose protein sequence is MGLPWYRVHTVVLNDPGRLISVHLMHTALVAGWAGSMALYELALFDPSDPVLNPMWRQGMFVLPFMARLGVTGSWGGWSVTGETGVNPGFWSFEGVAAAHIVLSGLLFLAAVWHWVYWDLELFVDPRTGEPALDLPKMFGIHLFLSGLLCFGFGAFHLTGLWGPGMWVSDAYGLTGHVQPVAPEWGPAGFNPFNPGGVVAHHIAAGIVGIIAGLFHLTVRPPERLYKALRMGNIETVLSSSIAAVFFAAFVVAGTMWYGNATTPIELFGPTRYQWDQGYFKQEIQRRVQTSLAQGDSLSEAWSKIPEKLAFYDYVGNSPAKGGLFRTGAMDSGDGIAQAWLGHPVFTDKDGRVLTVRRMPNFFETFPVVLADAEGVIRADIPFRRAESKLSVEQTGVTVSFYGGALDGQTFDNPADVKVFARKAQLGEPFDFDRETLNSDGVFRTSPRGWFTFGHACFALLFFFGHIWHGSRTLFRDVFAGIDPDLEEQVEFGVFAKVGDLSTRKETA, encoded by the coding sequence ATGGGACTACCTTGGTATCGAGTCCACACAGTGGTTCTGAATGACCCAGGACGTTTGATCTCTGTTCACCTGATGCACACCGCTCTGGTAGCGGGTTGGGCAGGTTCTATGGCTCTGTATGAGCTAGCACTATTTGATCCCAGCGATCCCGTTCTTAACCCGATGTGGCGACAAGGGATGTTCGTACTTCCCTTTATGGCGCGTTTGGGAGTAACTGGATCTTGGGGTGGCTGGAGCGTCACCGGTGAAACTGGTGTAAACCCTGGTTTCTGGTCTTTTGAAGGGGTTGCTGCGGCTCACATCGTTTTATCTGGGTTGTTATTCTTAGCAGCCGTTTGGCACTGGGTTTACTGGGATCTAGAACTCTTCGTTGATCCTCGTACTGGTGAACCCGCTCTTGACTTACCGAAGATGTTCGGTATTCACTTGTTCTTATCTGGTCTTCTTTGCTTTGGGTTTGGTGCTTTCCACCTGACAGGGTTATGGGGCCCAGGAATGTGGGTGTCGGATGCCTACGGGTTGACGGGTCACGTTCAACCGGTTGCCCCAGAATGGGGGCCAGCCGGGTTTAACCCCTTTAACCCCGGTGGAGTTGTGGCACACCACATTGCAGCCGGTATTGTTGGTATTATTGCTGGTCTATTCCATTTGACGGTTCGTCCCCCAGAGCGTCTCTATAAAGCTCTGAGAATGGGGAATATTGAAACCGTTCTCTCTAGCAGTATTGCTGCGGTATTCTTTGCTGCTTTTGTGGTAGCGGGAACAATGTGGTACGGAAACGCCACCACCCCGATCGAATTATTTGGCCCTACCCGTTATCAATGGGATCAAGGCTACTTTAAGCAAGAAATTCAGCGCCGAGTACAAACCAGTCTGGCTCAGGGAGATAGCTTGTCTGAAGCTTGGTCAAAAATTCCTGAAAAGTTAGCTTTCTATGATTATGTGGGTAACAGTCCGGCAAAAGGCGGTTTATTCCGTACTGGTGCTATGGATAGCGGAGACGGTATCGCTCAAGCTTGGCTTGGACATCCCGTATTTACCGATAAAGATGGTCGGGTATTAACCGTCCGTCGGATGCCTAACTTCTTTGAAACTTTCCCCGTTGTTTTAGCTGATGCTGAAGGGGTAATTCGCGCTGATATTCCTTTCCGTCGTGCTGAGTCTAAACTCTCTGTTGAGCAAACTGGAGTAACCGTTAGCTTCTACGGTGGTGCATTAGATGGACAAACCTTTGACAACCCTGCTGATGTTAAAGTGTTTGCTCGTAAGGCTCAATTAGGTGAACCCTTCGACTTTGACCGGGAAACCTTAAACTCTGATGGGGTATTCCGTACTTCTCCCAGAGGTTGGTTTACTTTTGGTCATGCTTGTTTTGCCCTTCTGTTCTTCTTCGGTCATATTTGGCATGGTTCTCGTACTCTGTTCCGAGATGTATTTGCTGGTATTGATCCGGATCTTGAGGAACAAGTTGAATTCGGTGTGTTTGCTAAAGTGGGTGACTTGAGTACCCGTAAAGAAACCGCCTAG
- a CDS encoding P-II family nitrogen regulator: protein MKKIEAIIRSHKLEEVKTAILSRGVIGMTISELRQFGRQKGLEEQYRGVVYSVDFQSRLKVEVVVNDDQLSPIIDALVNSAQTGEVGDGKIFISSVSEIVRIRTGETNLEAI from the coding sequence ATGAAAAAAATCGAAGCCATCATCCGTTCTCACAAATTAGAAGAAGTAAAAACCGCGATCCTTAGCCGAGGAGTGATCGGGATGACGATTAGTGAACTTCGGCAATTTGGACGACAAAAAGGGTTAGAAGAACAGTATCGAGGAGTAGTCTATTCTGTTGATTTTCAATCTCGTCTTAAAGTAGAAGTCGTCGTCAATGATGATCAACTCAGTCCCATTATAGATGCTTTAGTAAATTCGGCTCAAACTGGGGAAGTTGGAGATGGGAAAATTTTTATTTCTTCAGTTTCCGAAATCGTGAGAATTAGAACCGGAGAAACTAATCTAGAGGCTATATAA
- a CDS encoding acyl-CoA thioesterase, producing MSEQTPPQLPPTTALSTDNGLRVSTENWFEYPIRVQPHHTDYEGVVWHGTYITWMEEARVECLRSMGINYADLVKMGCVLPVVELSLRYHSSLKLGEEGIVKTRMDEIAGVKINWDYKIQSPDAQQLYVSGRVTLVAIDAAKGKIMRQLPPEVKEVLIKLTR from the coding sequence TTGTCTGAACAAACACCCCCCCAATTACCCCCAACAACAGCCCTCTCAACCGATAACGGGTTAAGAGTATCTACAGAAAACTGGTTTGAATATCCTATCCGGGTGCAACCCCATCACACCGACTATGAAGGAGTAGTCTGGCATGGAACGTATATTACTTGGATGGAAGAAGCGCGAGTAGAATGTTTACGCTCAATGGGAATTAATTATGCTGATTTAGTTAAGATGGGATGTGTATTACCGGTTGTAGAATTGTCCTTACGGTATCATAGTTCTTTAAAATTAGGAGAAGAAGGAATAGTCAAAACTCGTATGGATGAAATCGCCGGAGTTAAAATCAATTGGGATTACAAAATACAATCTCCTGACGCTCAACAATTATATGTCAGTGGACGAGTGACTTTAGTGGCGATCGATGCAGCTAAAGGGAAAATTATGCGTCAATTACCGCCAGAAGTTAAAGAAGTGTTAATTAAACTGACTCGATAA
- a CDS encoding RibD family protein — MKRPHTILILAMTADGKIADRSRSAARFGSAADKIHLEKQISLVDGVLFGAGTLRAYQTSLLICNPDFLQWRHQQNKPPQPVHLVCSASGNLDPNWRFFEQSFPRWLVTTSTGAKVWQSKNFQGFDRILRGDEEDNSINWCTVFEQLISLNIQTLAILGGGELVASLLEDQLIDEFYLTLCPLILGGKDAPTPVEGLGFLSQQAQELELLSFHQVEGEFFLHYRLHR, encoded by the coding sequence ATGAAAAGACCTCATACTATCCTAATTTTAGCCATGACAGCCGATGGAAAAATTGCCGATCGCTCTCGCTCTGCGGCTCGGTTTGGCTCTGCTGCTGATAAAATCCATCTAGAAAAGCAAATATCTTTAGTTGACGGAGTTCTATTTGGTGCGGGAACTCTTCGCGCTTATCAGACTAGCTTACTTATTTGTAACCCTGATTTTTTGCAATGGCGACACCAACAAAATAAACCCCCTCAACCTGTCCATCTTGTCTGTTCTGCGTCAGGAAACCTTGACCCAAATTGGCGCTTTTTTGAGCAATCTTTCCCTCGTTGGTTAGTTACCACTTCAACGGGGGCAAAGGTTTGGCAAAGTAAAAATTTTCAGGGATTTGACAGAATTTTAAGGGGCGATGAGGAAGATAATTCTATTAATTGGTGTACCGTTTTTGAACAATTAATAAGCCTAAATATACAAACTTTAGCTATTCTTGGGGGAGGTGAATTAGTCGCCTCATTACTTGAAGATCAATTAATCGATGAATTTTATTTAACCTTATGTCCGCTCATTTTAGGGGGTAAAGATGCCCCCACTCCTGTAGAAGGGTTAGGATTTCTCTCTCAACAGGCGCAAGAGCTAGAATTATTGAGCTTTCATCAGGTAGAAGGGGAATTTTTTTTACATTATCGTCTGCACCGTTAA